A genomic segment from Desulfatirhabdium butyrativorans DSM 18734 encodes:
- the cobT gene encoding nicotinate-nucleotide--dimethylbenzimidazole phosphoribosyltransferase, with protein sequence MNNPSSLKDILASIQPVDPAWIEKAKERTAQLVMPPRALGRLHDFSERLCAIQKTLEPTVSKKAIAVMAGDHGIASESVSAFPQEVTGAMVKTFLAGGAGINALAGHVGADVRVIDMGIIPEIDPATIPGGEALIVRKIRKGTDNFLKGPAMSRQEAEQSILAGFEVASSLYANGYDILGTGDMGIGNTSPSAAIGAVLSGCGVDVMTGPGTGLNAQGLAAKRAVLAKAIAWNRPDPADGIDVLAKVGGFEIGGIAGLILAAAFHQKPIVIDGFISTAGALIAHSLCPAATDYLFSGHCSEEPGHRFMLDHLQLRPILDLGMRLGEGTGAALAMCILDASAKMFRQVMTFAQAQVSGKA encoded by the coding sequence ATGAACAACCCGTCGTCACTCAAGGACATTCTGGCCAGCATTCAACCGGTAGACCCTGCATGGATCGAGAAAGCGAAAGAGCGCACCGCGCAACTGGTGATGCCGCCCAGGGCGCTGGGCAGGCTCCACGATTTTTCGGAACGTCTCTGCGCCATCCAGAAGACCCTGGAACCAACTGTTTCGAAAAAAGCCATTGCCGTCATGGCCGGGGACCACGGTATCGCATCCGAATCCGTGAGCGCCTTCCCGCAGGAAGTGACAGGCGCCATGGTCAAAACCTTCCTGGCAGGCGGCGCAGGGATCAATGCGTTGGCTGGCCATGTCGGCGCAGATGTCCGGGTCATTGACATGGGCATCATTCCGGAAATCGATCCCGCGACCATCCCCGGAGGAGAAGCCCTGATCGTTCGCAAAATCCGAAAAGGCACCGACAATTTCTTGAAAGGTCCCGCCATGAGCCGGCAGGAGGCCGAGCAGTCGATCCTGGCCGGATTTGAGGTGGCAAGCAGTCTTTATGCGAACGGGTATGACATTCTGGGCACCGGCGACATGGGGATCGGCAACACATCTCCCTCTGCCGCCATCGGGGCGGTGCTGAGCGGCTGCGGCGTCGATGTGATGACGGGCCCGGGGACGGGATTGAATGCCCAGGGGCTGGCCGCCAAACGGGCCGTACTGGCCAAGGCCATCGCATGGAACCGACCCGATCCCGCCGATGGCATCGACGTTCTGGCCAAGGTCGGCGGGTTCGAGATCGGCGGCATTGCCGGGCTGATTCTTGCCGCAGCCTTCCACCAGAAGCCCATCGTCATCGATGGCTTCATTTCGACGGCAGGTGCGCTGATCGCCCACAGCCTCTGCCCGGCAGCAACCGACTACCTGTTTTCCGGCCATTGTTCCGAAGAGCCGGGCCACCGTTTCATGCTCGACCATCTCCAACTCAGACCCATCCTCGATTTGGGCATGCGTCTCGGCGAAGGCACGGGGGCGGCCCTTGCCATGTGCATTCTGGATGCCTCGGCAAAAATGTTCCGCCAGGTCATGACCTTTGCACAGGCTCAGGTAAGCGGAAAGGCGTGA
- a CDS encoding methylenetetrahydrofolate reductase, whose product MKSGSNLEKILQAGHFAFTGELGPPRGTDAEEVRKKAGFLKGNVDAVNITDNQTAVVRMASWAASLIAIQEGLEPNYQMVCRDRNRLAMQADILGAYALGIRNMLCLSGDHMKFGDHPNAKGVFDIDSMQLIQTVKRMRDEGKFLSGAEIEHPPKIFIGAASNPFADPFEWRVHRLAKKIAAGVDFIQTQCIYNMEKFRNFIAMANDMGLTEKVYILAGVTPMKSVGMANYMKNKVPGMDVPDEIIKRLKGAEKGKVAEEGIKIACEQIEEFKTMKGVAGVHLMAIEWEHKVPEIAKQAGMLPRPKVD is encoded by the coding sequence ATGAAATCAGGAAGCAATCTCGAAAAAATACTGCAGGCAGGTCATTTCGCATTTACCGGGGAGCTGGGGCCGCCCCGCGGAACAGATGCCGAGGAAGTCCGCAAGAAAGCCGGATTCCTCAAGGGGAACGTGGATGCCGTCAACATCACCGACAACCAGACGGCAGTCGTCCGGATGGCAAGCTGGGCCGCATCCCTGATCGCCATTCAGGAAGGGCTCGAACCCAATTACCAGATGGTCTGCAGAGACCGGAACCGACTGGCCATGCAGGCCGATATCCTGGGTGCCTATGCGCTGGGTATCCGGAACATGCTCTGCCTTTCTGGCGATCACATGAAGTTCGGAGACCATCCGAACGCCAAGGGGGTTTTCGACATCGATTCCATGCAGCTCATCCAGACCGTAAAGCGCATGCGGGATGAAGGCAAGTTCCTGAGCGGCGCCGAAATCGAACATCCGCCAAAGATCTTCATCGGCGCGGCCTCCAATCCCTTTGCCGATCCCTTCGAATGGCGGGTTCACCGCCTGGCGAAGAAAATCGCGGCAGGCGTGGATTTCATCCAGACCCAGTGCATCTACAACATGGAAAAATTCCGCAACTTCATCGCAATGGCCAACGACATGGGCCTGACCGAGAAAGTCTACATCCTGGCGGGCGTGACCCCGATGAAAAGCGTGGGTATGGCCAACTACATGAAGAACAAGGTGCCGGGAATGGATGTGCCCGACGAGATCATCAAGCGGCTCAAGGGGGCTGAAAAAGGCAAGGTGGCGGAGGAAGGCATCAAGATCGCCTGTGAACAGATCGAAGAATTCAAGACCATGAAAGGCGTGGCGGGTGTTCATCTGATGGCCATCGAATGGGAGCACAAGGTGCCTGAAATCGCCAAGCAGGCAGGCATGCTGCCCAGACCGAAAGTGGATTGA
- a CDS encoding methylenetetrahydrofolate reductase C-terminal domain-containing protein → MIVAKRKPFDEIKSLIQGYKKILNVGCGTCVAVCLTGGEKEVSVLNAEIDMARKLDNDPIEIDGFTIERQCDREYLAALDSKVDEYEALLSMACGAGIQFLAERYPHIPVLPAVDTTFIGVNQDVGWYEERCRSCSSCVLGWTGGICPVTMCAKGLYNGPCGGTNRGSCEIDPEQPCAWYMIYERLKKQNRLECIMKLAPPSEWANQVPRTLIQPGYKKPEKKA, encoded by the coding sequence ATGATCGTTGCCAAACGAAAACCCTTCGATGAGATCAAGAGCCTCATCCAGGGTTACAAGAAAATTCTCAACGTGGGTTGCGGAACCTGCGTTGCGGTTTGCCTCACCGGCGGAGAGAAGGAAGTTTCCGTCCTGAATGCCGAAATCGACATGGCCCGAAAGCTCGACAACGATCCCATCGAAATCGACGGCTTTACCATTGAGCGCCAATGCGATCGGGAATACCTGGCCGCCCTCGATTCGAAGGTCGACGAATACGAAGCCCTGCTGTCCATGGCCTGCGGCGCCGGGATCCAGTTTCTGGCGGAGCGATATCCCCATATTCCGGTGCTGCCTGCGGTGGATACCACGTTTATCGGCGTCAACCAGGACGTGGGCTGGTACGAGGAGCGCTGCCGCTCCTGCAGCAGTTGCGTGCTGGGCTGGACAGGCGGCATCTGCCCGGTAACCATGTGCGCCAAGGGGTTGTACAACGGGCCCTGCGGCGGCACCAACCGGGGCAGTTGCGAAATTGACCCGGAGCAGCCCTGCGCCTGGTACATGATCTATGAGCGGCTCAAGAAACAGAACCGCCTCGAGTGCATCATGAAACTGGCGCCGCCTTCAGAATGGGCCAATCAGGTGCCGAGAACCCTGATCCAGCCAGGATACAAGAAACCGGAGAAGAAGGCATAA
- a CDS encoding (Fe-S)-binding protein: MAEEVIQLKGKRKSIFMDKVKEILPEGGNLNLCLTCGACSSGCPASGLENMDPRKFLRMAALGLDEELLSSDWAWMCTMCQRCIYVCPMKIDIPQLVFNVRKFGRPRDKKPKGILGSCDMALKHDTCSAMGASEEDFQFVVEDVLNEVRENQPGWEALEAPVNKHGAEFFLNQNSREPVTEPDEMVPLWKILHKAGADWTYGTKGWAAENYCMFLADDDAWEHIVRTKVKAVEELGCKVWLNTEUGHELFAVRAGLKKFKIPYNFEIKSIIQYYAQWIREGKLQVNADWNKDLKVKFTVQDPCQLVRKSFGDPVADDLRFVVKTVVGEENFIDMTPNKSNNYCCGGGGGFLQSGYPEARRHYGRLKTEQIKKTGAAYCITPCHNCHAQVHDLSEHYEGGWHTVHLWTIICLAMGILGENERTYLGPDLAELGL, encoded by the coding sequence ATGGCAGAGGAAGTGATTCAACTAAAAGGCAAGCGGAAAAGCATTTTTATGGACAAGGTCAAGGAGATCCTCCCCGAGGGTGGGAATCTCAATCTATGCTTGACCTGCGGCGCGTGCTCATCGGGATGTCCGGCATCGGGACTGGAAAACATGGACCCCCGGAAATTCCTGCGCATGGCCGCGTTGGGGCTGGACGAGGAGTTGCTGAGCTCGGATTGGGCCTGGATGTGCACGATGTGCCAGCGTTGCATCTATGTATGCCCGATGAAGATCGATATCCCGCAGCTCGTGTTCAATGTCCGGAAATTCGGCAGGCCGAGAGACAAGAAGCCCAAGGGAATTCTGGGCTCCTGCGATATGGCCCTCAAGCACGACACCTGCAGCGCGATGGGCGCCTCGGAAGAGGATTTCCAGTTCGTGGTGGAGGACGTGCTGAACGAAGTCCGGGAAAATCAGCCCGGATGGGAAGCGCTCGAAGCGCCGGTCAACAAACATGGGGCGGAATTCTTCCTCAACCAGAATTCGCGGGAACCGGTCACCGAACCCGATGAAATGGTGCCCCTGTGGAAAATCCTGCACAAGGCGGGCGCCGATTGGACCTATGGCACCAAGGGGTGGGCTGCGGAAAACTACTGCATGTTTCTGGCGGATGACGATGCCTGGGAGCATATCGTCCGAACGAAGGTGAAGGCCGTGGAGGAGCTGGGCTGCAAGGTCTGGCTCAATACGGAGTGAGGGCACGAACTATTCGCAGTCCGGGCCGGACTGAAAAAATTCAAAATTCCCTACAATTTCGAAATCAAGAGCATCATCCAGTACTATGCGCAGTGGATCCGGGAAGGCAAGCTGCAGGTCAACGCCGACTGGAACAAGGACCTCAAGGTCAAGTTCACGGTTCAAGATCCCTGCCAGCTCGTTCGAAAAAGCTTCGGCGATCCCGTTGCCGACGATCTGCGCTTTGTGGTGAAAACGGTTGTCGGCGAAGAAAACTTCATCGACATGACCCCCAACAAATCGAACAATTACTGCTGCGGCGGCGGCGGCGGGTTTCTCCAGTCCGGTTATCCGGAAGCCAGAAGGCATTATGGCCGCCTGAAAACCGAACAGATCAAGAAAACCGGGGCTGCCTACTGCATCACCCCGTGCCACAACTGCCATGCCCAGGTCCATGATCTGAGCGAACATTACGAAGGCGGATGGCATACGGTCCATCTGTGGACGATCATCTGTCTGGCGATGGGGATTCTGGGCGAAAACGAGCGGACCTATCTGGGCCCGGACCTGGCCGAACTCGGCCTATAA
- a CDS encoding hydrogenase iron-sulfur subunit — protein MADFEPTIITFCCDYUGYSAADLAGSMRLDYPANIKIIRVPCSGKVDVLHLLRAIQKGADGVYVVGCLEGTCHYKQGNFRAKERVNHVRQLLEEVGLEGDRVRMYNLSSGEGPTFAAYAREMTEHIRSLGPNPLKKWANS, from the coding sequence ATGGCGGATTTCGAACCGACGATCATCACGTTCTGTTGTGATTATTGAGGGTATTCGGCTGCGGACCTGGCAGGTTCGATGCGGCTCGATTACCCGGCAAATATCAAGATCATTCGTGTGCCTTGTTCCGGCAAGGTAGATGTGCTACATCTGTTGCGCGCCATCCAGAAAGGCGCCGACGGCGTCTATGTCGTGGGATGTCTGGAAGGGACGTGCCATTACAAGCAAGGCAATTTCCGTGCGAAGGAAAGGGTGAACCATGTTCGGCAGCTTTTGGAAGAGGTCGGGCTCGAAGGAGACCGCGTCCGGATGTACAACCTGTCTTCGGGTGAGGGCCCGACATTCGCGGCCTACGCCCGGGAGATGACGGAGCATATCCGGTCCCTTGGACCCAATCCCTTGAAGAAATGGGCAAATTCCTGA
- a CDS encoding FAD-dependent oxidoreductase encodes MISPKLVEVGRHINIQIVTNSEVQSVSGDPGNFSVTLVNHPRYIDPVKCTGCGECARHCPVTAVNRYNKNLDDRRATFIEYPQAVPLAFGIDTDTCIGCGLCENVCIAKAIQYDDRERTSELNVGSVILAPGSMGYDPSKLDFWGYGKYANVVTSEEFERILSASGPYRGHLCRPLDREEPQKIAWIQCVGSRDTNRCGNGYCSSVCCMYAIKEAMIAKEHAHGELDCAVFNMDIRSFGKDYEQYYLRAKDKDGVRFVKARIHTITEVPDTGDLRVWYVDDTGAIQEEIFSMIVLSVGLQIPESVSDLAKRLDVAVNRYRFAETDPFKPVETSRPGIYTCGVFQGPKDIPSSVTEASAAACLAGASLSAARGTDTPTVEVPTEVDVAGEEPRIGVFVCNCGINIGGVVDVPGVQAYAASLPHVVFSDQNLFTCSQDTQDKIKEKIKEHRLNRVVVASCSPKTHEAMFMETLEACGLNRYLFEMANIRNQDSWIHSKTPEIATQKAKDLVRMAVARAGTLKPLREKVIAVNKQALVIGGGVAGMNAALGVANQGFQVFLIEKEKELGGLSRRLHHTIEGGDVQAYLESLVAEVRSNDRITVLTEARVVDFAGYKGNFTTRVETGIDRESRTIDHGIIIVATGANEYQPKEYGYGEDDRITTQLGLADRLAEKGTAGLSTVVMIQCVGSRNDENPNCSRICCQNAIKNALLIKKLDPEVQVYVLYRDIRTYGLMEDYYTEARNKGVIFIRFDETSQPQVEKRGDQLVVLTKDHILNRPLEIQADLVTLSAGVTAAETGELCGIMKLNRNPQGFFIEAHVKLRPVDMPGEGIFLCGTAHGPKLITETIAQAQAAASRATTFLSKSHIKLSAITAKVDTDHCVKCLTCVRSCPFGVPVFNTEKQIIEIDEALCHGCGVCAAICPRRTIQLSFYEDDQLNCKIDALLAGGM; translated from the coding sequence GTGATCTCGCCCAAACTGGTCGAGGTCGGCCGGCACATCAACATCCAGATCGTCACCAACAGCGAAGTGCAATCCGTATCGGGTGATCCGGGCAATTTCTCCGTCACCCTCGTCAACCACCCGCGATACATCGATCCCGTCAAGTGTACGGGTTGCGGTGAGTGCGCCAGGCACTGCCCCGTCACGGCGGTCAACCGCTACAACAAAAACCTCGACGATCGAAGGGCGACCTTCATCGAATACCCGCAGGCCGTACCGCTTGCCTTCGGCATCGACACGGACACCTGTATCGGCTGCGGATTGTGCGAAAACGTCTGTATCGCAAAGGCCATTCAGTACGACGACCGGGAGCGCACATCGGAGCTGAACGTGGGCTCGGTGATTCTTGCACCCGGCAGCATGGGCTATGATCCATCGAAACTGGATTTCTGGGGATACGGCAAATACGCCAATGTCGTCACGAGCGAGGAATTCGAGCGCATCCTGAGCGCTTCGGGCCCGTACCGGGGGCATCTGTGCCGCCCGCTCGACCGGGAAGAACCGCAGAAAATCGCCTGGATCCAGTGCGTGGGCTCCCGGGATACGAACCGGTGCGGTAACGGCTACTGCTCTTCCGTATGCTGCATGTATGCGATCAAGGAGGCGATGATCGCCAAGGAACATGCGCACGGCGAGCTGGATTGCGCCGTTTTCAACATGGATATCCGCTCCTTTGGCAAGGACTATGAGCAGTACTACCTCCGGGCCAAGGACAAGGATGGGGTCCGTTTCGTCAAAGCCCGGATCCACACCATCACGGAAGTGCCCGATACGGGCGATCTGCGGGTGTGGTACGTCGACGATACCGGCGCGATCCAGGAAGAAATCTTCAGCATGATCGTGCTCTCGGTCGGTTTGCAGATACCCGAGAGCGTATCCGATCTGGCCAAACGGCTCGACGTTGCAGTGAACCGCTACCGGTTTGCCGAAACCGATCCATTCAAGCCCGTGGAAACATCGCGGCCGGGAATCTATACCTGCGGTGTGTTTCAGGGACCAAAGGACATCCCCTCATCGGTCACCGAGGCCAGCGCCGCTGCATGTCTTGCCGGGGCATCCCTTTCGGCTGCGCGCGGAACGGACACGCCAACGGTTGAGGTGCCCACCGAAGTGGATGTCGCAGGAGAAGAACCGCGCATCGGCGTCTTTGTCTGCAACTGCGGCATCAATATCGGCGGGGTGGTCGATGTGCCAGGCGTTCAGGCCTATGCGGCCAGCCTGCCCCATGTCGTATTCAGCGATCAGAACCTCTTCACCTGCTCCCAGGACACCCAGGACAAGATCAAGGAAAAGATCAAGGAGCACCGGCTGAACCGGGTGGTGGTTGCATCCTGCAGCCCGAAGACACACGAAGCCATGTTCATGGAAACCCTCGAAGCCTGCGGGTTGAACCGGTATCTGTTCGAGATGGCCAACATCCGCAATCAGGATTCCTGGATTCATTCCAAAACGCCCGAGATCGCGACCCAAAAAGCCAAGGATCTCGTCCGGATGGCTGTCGCGCGGGCAGGCACGCTGAAGCCGCTTCGGGAAAAAGTGATCGCCGTCAACAAACAGGCTCTGGTGATCGGCGGCGGCGTGGCGGGGATGAATGCGGCGCTGGGTGTGGCCAATCAGGGCTTCCAGGTGTTTCTGATCGAGAAGGAGAAAGAGCTCGGGGGCCTTTCGAGGAGGCTGCATCACACGATCGAGGGCGGAGATGTTCAGGCCTATCTCGAATCGCTGGTTGCAGAAGTCCGATCCAATGACCGGATAACGGTGCTGACCGAAGCCCGGGTCGTCGATTTTGCGGGATACAAGGGCAATTTCACCACGCGGGTGGAAACCGGCATCGACCGGGAAAGCCGTACCATCGATCATGGCATCATCATCGTCGCAACCGGGGCCAACGAGTATCAGCCGAAGGAATACGGCTACGGCGAGGACGATCGCATCACCACCCAGCTTGGCCTGGCCGACAGGCTGGCCGAAAAGGGAACGGCAGGTCTGTCCACGGTGGTCATGATCCAGTGCGTAGGCTCCCGAAACGATGAAAACCCCAACTGCAGCCGCATCTGCTGTCAGAACGCCATCAAGAACGCCCTGCTCATCAAGAAGCTCGATCCCGAAGTGCAGGTCTATGTGCTGTACCGGGACATCCGGACGTACGGGCTGATGGAAGACTACTACACCGAAGCCCGGAACAAGGGGGTCATCTTCATCCGTTTCGATGAAACCAGCCAGCCGCAGGTGGAAAAGCGCGGGGATCAGCTCGTTGTCCTGACCAAAGACCATATTCTGAACCGGCCTCTCGAGATTCAGGCCGATCTGGTCACATTGAGCGCCGGTGTAACGGCTGCCGAAACGGGTGAGCTCTGCGGGATCATGAAACTGAACCGAAATCCGCAGGGTTTCTTCATCGAGGCGCATGTGAAACTACGCCCAGTGGATATGCCCGGAGAAGGCATTTTCCTGTGCGGAACGGCCCACGGCCCCAAACTCATCACCGAGACCATCGCCCAGGCCCAGGCGGCAGCCTCCCGGGCGACGACTTTCCTGTCCAAAAGCCACATCAAACTCTCGGCCATCACCGCCAAGGTCGATACCGATCACTGTGTCAAATGCCTCACGTGCGTGCGATCCTGCCCCTTCGGGGTGCCGGTGTTCAACACGGAAAAACAGATCATCGAGATCGACGAGGCACTGTGCCACGGTTGCGGCGTCTGCGCAGCGATCTGCCCCAGACGCACGATTCAGCTCAGTTTCTACGAGGACGACCAACTCAACTGCAAAATTGATGCCTTGCTGGCGGGAGGGATGTAA
- a CDS encoding FAD-dependent oxidoreductase, with the protein MKPETGKISGSVMVVGAGIAGMQAALDLANSDYFVYLVDKLPTVGGMMARLDKTFPTNDCAM; encoded by the coding sequence ATGAAACCAGAAACCGGAAAGATCAGCGGCTCCGTGATGGTGGTCGGTGCAGGTATCGCCGGCATGCAGGCGGCGCTCGATCTGGCGAATTCCGATTATTTCGTGTACCTCGTCGACAAGCTGCCGACAGTCGGCGGCATGATGGCGAGGCTCGACAAGACATTCCCCACAAACGACTGTGCGATGTGA